The following are encoded together in the Lathyrus oleraceus cultivar Zhongwan6 chromosome 3, CAAS_Psat_ZW6_1.0, whole genome shotgun sequence genome:
- the LOC127129693 gene encoding uncharacterized protein LOC127129693 codes for MSHLEQENQELREEVITLKDSLERLTAMMDTLVVAQNQSSNNSQDPLQRTTISENVSTPIPVAVVNDQQYHMPPGFPWGIPHGYMPTGYRPENVEAPVVTAVMSVPPHVVHTTPYNEENIFDAAPSEVVGVDERLEVFQDQLLEMQREINALRGKDLFGKTAFELCLVPNVQIPPKFKVPDFEKYKGNSCPQSHLGMYSRKMSTQTDNHQLLIHYFQDSLTGAALKWYMGLDGAKIHMAPERDQLRAMSQKDNESFKEYAQRWCEIAARIFPSLEEKEMTKIFLKTMSLFYYDRMMASAPSDFTEMVNMGMRLEEAVREGRLTKEAGASSHVKKFANNFSKKKESDVSVVSYGRQRRKYQHVAAVSPIISPPMVAPIYQPQFSHQHQQHQQQQHVQQQPSNQHHQQPPQ; via the exons ATGAGTCATCTTGAACAAGAAAACCAAGAGCTCAGAGAGGAAGTAATCACCTTGAAAGACAGTTTGGAAAGGCTTACTGCTATGATGGACACTTTGGTGGTTGCTCAGAATCAGTCATCGAACAATTCTCAAGATCCATTGCAACGAACAACAATCTCTGAGAACGTCTCGACGCCCATTCCAGTGGCGGTCGTCAATGATCAACAATATCACATGCCACCTGGTTTCCCTTGGGGCATTCCTCATGGTTATATGCCAACAGGATACCGCCCTGAAAACGTTGAAGCTCCAGTAGTGACTGCTGTGATGTCTGTACCTCCTCATGTGGTGCATACAACTCCTTATAATGAAGAAAACATTTTTGACGCTGCTCCAAGTGAAGTTGTGGGAGTAGATGAAAGGTTAGAGGTATTTCAAGATCAATTATTAGAAATGCAAAGGGAAATCAACGCTCTTCGAGgtaaggatctttttggcaagaCCGCTTtcgaactctgcttggttcctaatgttcAAATTCCGCCTAAATTCAAAGTACCAGActtcgagaaatacaaaggaaatTCATGTCCTCAAAGTCATTTGGGTATGTATTCTAGGAAGATGTCCACTCAGACTGACAACCATCAGCTtctgatccactactttcaagacagtttaactggtgCCGCTCTTAaatggtacatgggcttggacgGTGCGAAgattc ATATGGCTCCAGAAAGAGATCAACTCCgggccatgtctcagaaagacaatgagagtttcaaggaatatgctcaaagGTGGTGTGAAATTGCTGCACGTATTTTCCCTTCacttgaagagaaagagatgactaaaaTCTTTTTGAAAACTATGAGTTTATTCTACTATGACCGCATGATGGCTAGTGCACCCAgtgatttcaccgagatggtaaacatgggcATGCGACTTGAGGAAGcagtccgagagggacgtttgaCTAAGGAAGCTGGCGCTTCTAGTCATGTTAAGAAATTCGCCAATAATTTCTCCAAAAAGAAAGAATCAGATGTTAGTGTCGTTTCATATGGCAGACAAAGAAGAAAGTATCAACATGTTGCAGCCGTTTCACCAATCATTAGTCCACCAATGGTAGCACCAATTTATCAGCCACAGTTCTcgcatcaacatcaacaacatcagcaacaacaacatgTTCAACAACAACCATCAAATCAACATCATCAACAACCTCCACAATAG